One part of the Bacteroidia bacterium genome encodes these proteins:
- a CDS encoding TetR/AcrR family transcriptional regulator: MERKTNREQFYQASLRLFFEKGYKATSMRNIADKLDIQAPTLYNYVKSKHDILENILFDIAGRFHKGMKDIYDSSYSPTEKLKAVVALNVRLTTDYPYHVYLLVAEWKHLNEDRRDDFLQNRKEYEGMLRNIISEGIEKGDFRSMNLEIAMEAILSSIRWLFHWYSRDKEDVLNPIELEKQMLDFILYGVSTQNS, from the coding sequence ATGGAGAGAAAAACTAATAGAGAACAGTTTTATCAGGCAAGTCTGAGGCTTTTTTTCGAAAAAGGCTATAAGGCAACCTCTATGCGAAATATCGCAGATAAGCTGGATATTCAGGCTCCTACGCTTTACAATTATGTAAAGTCCAAACATGATATCCTCGAAAACATCCTCTTCGATATCGCTGGCAGATTTCATAAAGGGATGAAGGATATTTATGATTCCTCTTATTCTCCTACAGAAAAATTAAAAGCAGTTGTGGCCCTCAATGTGCGCCTTACAACTGACTATCCTTATCATGTCTATTTACTGGTGGCGGAGTGGAAACATCTGAATGAAGACAGGCGGGATGACTTTCTCCAAAATCGTAAAGAATATGAAGGAATGCTTCGAAATATCATTTCTGAGGGCATTGAGAAGGGGGATTTTCGATCCATGAATCTTGAGATCGCTATGGAAGCGATCCTTTCTTCTATTCGTTGGCTCTTTCACTGGTATTCCCGTGATAAGGAAGATGTCCTGAATCCTATTGAGCTGGAAAAACAAATGCTGGATTTTATTCTCTATGGGGTCAGCACTCAAAATTCCTAA
- a CDS encoding sulfite exporter TauE/SafE family protein, which yields MFSLAPEFQILWYEWAMVLFAALLIGFSKAGIKGIAVVSVTLLALVYGAKASTGILMPMLIAADIYAIIYYRNDVIWKHIYRLMPWMVAGVLLGTWIGKDLPEDIFRQGMAIIILLTVGMMYWWDRQKEVKVPEGLWFSSIMGLAAGFTTMIGNLAGPFSNLYFLAMRLPKNEFIGTAAWLFFFINLFKLPFHIFVWETISLESFKVNLFIYPALFFGLIIGVKLIRMIKDDLFRKMVILLTAIGAIAIFFK from the coding sequence ATGTTTTCACTTGCTCCTGAATTTCAAATTCTATGGTATGAATGGGCCATGGTTCTTTTTGCAGCTCTTTTGATTGGTTTTTCTAAAGCGGGCATAAAAGGAATTGCAGTTGTATCTGTAACATTGCTGGCACTGGTTTATGGAGCAAAAGCTTCAACAGGGATATTGATGCCCATGCTCATAGCCGCAGATATTTATGCAATTATATATTATAGAAATGATGTAATCTGGAAGCATATATATCGATTGATGCCCTGGATGGTTGCCGGGGTTTTATTGGGTACATGGATAGGTAAAGATTTGCCGGAAGATATATTTCGGCAAGGAATGGCAATAATCATATTACTTACCGTGGGAATGATGTACTGGTGGGATCGACAGAAAGAAGTAAAGGTGCCTGAGGGCTTATGGTTCTCAAGTATTATGGGCTTAGCTGCCGGTTTTACAACGATGATCGGAAATCTGGCAGGTCCTTTTTCCAATCTTTACTTCCTGGCTATGCGGCTTCCTAAAAATGAATTTATCGGTACGGCAGCCTGGCTTTTCTTCTTCATTAATCTTTTCAAATTACCTTTCCACATTTTTGTATGGGAAACCATTAGTCTGGAGTCTTTCAAAGTGAATCTTTTCATTTATCCGGCTCTATTTTTCGGACTTATTATTGGGGTAAAATTGATAAGGATGATTAAAGATGATTTATTCAGAAAAATGGTCATACTCCTTAC